Genomic segment of Melanotaenia boesemani isolate fMelBoe1 chromosome 10, fMelBoe1.pri, whole genome shotgun sequence:
TTTCAAATatgtcttttaaatgaacaaacattaTGGTCCTGATTTAGCtccataaaatattttcattatagCAGAGCAGATATTGAGTTTATAATAAGTGGAAGGAAGCACACACACTTTACCCATATATGGtcatttaatgaatattttaaaaacatatttaggagttaataattataatttaataatataatttaaataactgaCATGAGCAAGATTACATCAATTATTGGTTCTGAATGTCGGTTTTGGTTCATTTTCTATTAATAGCCCAGCTCTACTTCTGGCCACTTCCTTTTAAACTCTTCTGCTTTTAACGTGACTGACTGATATGCTTCTCAACATGTAGATGCCTCTATCAGAGTGTCTAGACATTTTATTGACAACCTTGTATGAGTGAAGGAGGACCTGGTGAATCTGATTGTTTATTACCCAAAGCTAGCATGCCAATACTAGCTTtcagttttgttgtgttgttgtgcgTTTAATTCTGGCACTAAAAATTCACACTGCACAGGGATTTTTTTGCAATTAATAAACATCCTGGCCTTACTGAGTATGGCGTAACTCTGACATATACTCATTTACTCAGGTAGATAAACAATCTCCCACTCATCCACCAAGAAGCAGTCTATATGAGCTTTAGCTGGTTTTAATGGGAAGAATGTCAAATTGAAAAATTACCTTTTagttacaaataaaacatggcaATACTTGCAGATGTTGCCAAATGTAAGCAACCATAGCAAGCAGACCTCATGGCTGGGCACATGGTAAACAACTGAGAAATGAAATGGAACTCTCAACCTAAATATGGCTGTAATTTTTTCGTTATTGTCCACTAGGCAGCAAAAAGAATCACTCAGATCCTGAccattttttacagtaaaacatttttaaccttGTAAACTAGTCCTGAATACTTATTGGAGTTTTGCagcttatttttatgtattgaaTTGATTTAATTATAGGCAAATGAAAGCTACCAGAAAAAGGTAAAAGTCAATGGGGCCTTGTCACTCAGCCCCAGACAATCTGGCATTTTAAAACTCGGTTCAGGCTAAGCTAGTTGGTGTTAGCTGCAAGCCACTCTAGGCTGGCCAGGACAACATTAGCATAATTGTTTAGATTCCATTCACTGAATGAATACAAAGGCATCGACaagatgtttttaaagtgtCAGCAAAGGGGATCCAAACGTACTCTGTCTTGCCAAACATACCCATtttgcaggtaaaaataacCTACGACAATGCTCAAGAATATGCAAGCAACCAACTTTTCTGAGACTGCATATAAAGTGTAAAACTGGTATGAGGATGATGGTTTTATCATAGAAAATGTATCTTAGCCCAAACATGGCCATTTTCTAATCCTTTTAATTCCTTAATGTTATAGTCTAAACTCAAGCAAGTTCATTGTTATTAACTCAACGTAACTATGTTGGTCATATGTTGGTCTCAAACATATATCCCAAGGTTAGCCACAACAGCAACACATGAAATCCATGGTGATATGAGGAAAATACTTCCTTATACACCATGTTCTTTTGATTTTAGCAAcgcaaaaaatatcaaaacaccCCCAgggtttaaagggttaaaagcaaatgaataattaaaagtgCTCTGTGTAGCTGCACCATCCAGAGGGATGCCCAAACCATCtgtaggttaaaaaaaaaacacttctaaaTGAACATTAAGGAAAACAGATGAGTATTTTAGGGCAGGGGTAtgaaactccagtcctcaaagCCAGAgtcttgcaggttttacatttttcactGCTACAACACTGTGATGAATTTCTGACTAATTCTACATCGTTCAGCCTGCAGTCAGTAAACACAGGGCCACTATTGATGCTGGCGGGGTTTAATGTAAACAAGTTGTCATGGCTGATTGTTTATTATGTGCTgctcttctgtttttgttcatgttgtGAATGAAGCGGTGTTATTAATGATACCAAAGTGTTATATGAAGAAGCAACATgaagaacaaaaatataaagaagctTAATGAGTCAAAAGAACATAAATATAGGTCTTTCTTTTATGTATGAACTAGATCCTTTGTAGCGGGTACATGTTTACATCTACCTGTTTAGTTTCACAAGAAGTAAATTAAAATCATACCTTTATAAGTTACACTTATAAAGGTATGATTTTGTCACACTCTGTGACAAACAACAGTGCTGACATCAGTATTTACCCTGTACACACTGCATCCGGAAGTAATTATCTGCTTTACATTTAGTCAAAGTAACCCCAGAACTTCTGCTGTTTGGAGTTAACACACACCTTGCAGGAGGGAATTTCATATATATGTGGGCAGAGGACGGAGGGCAGACACACCTAAACAGGGATCTAATTCACTTCATTGCAGGCAAACAACAGAGTAATGGTAGACGAAATGAAGGAGATAGGAGCCTCCTGGGAGGAACTAACCATACCTGATGAGTACTTGGAGCCTTATGTGGAAGACAGAGCTGAGCTGAATGGGAGTATTGGAAAGGACATTTCTACTGCCACAGAGGAAAACCTCAAAGACAAGTCAGTGAAATGCAGCCCAAACCTGCTGCAGGTGCTGAAGGCAGCAGAGAGCAGGTGGCCACTTTATAGTCAGGACAGAGACAAGTCAGAGGCACCTGATTCTGGGACAAGAGAGCTGATTACTGAGGCTCTGAAGACTAACATGGTAAGCCTGCATAGATTACAGCATTATAGATAGCACACACTCATGTAATTCACAGGAAGCATGAATGTGCATCTGCTCAGGCTGTTAATGATTTTAGATGCAAGCTGCAAAGCCTCTGTAAATGTTTGACTAAATGCTGCACTCAATGTATCTCTGAAAGAAAGGACTAATTAAACACGTTCACAGATGATGGGAGCAAAACTCCCAACATGCCGTACCTTCATGATATGACTTGATTCTGTAGATTTGGCTCTAGTCATATGCCATGGGTGCAACATCGgtctaaatattaaaaaatatgtaaacccGTGTGCATGGAGTTGGTAAGAATTTACCAGCTCTCTGCAGCCTGATCCTGTTCTCAAGAGAGATTTGAAGTAATAAATCTGACCTCAGTACAAGTTATTTCTGGCCAGAATGGAAACTTGAATAGTGAATAATGTGGACATCAAGTTGTTCTCAAAAATAAATTCCATTTCATTCTCTGGATCTTTGTGTTTAAACCATCCATCATGAGTCTGATAAAGTTTTAGGACCGATGCTGAAGTAAAGCTAATGGAGTGTATTTCAGGAGGATATTTTACTGCTGTAGCCTACTGCTTTAAACTtggatagagagagagaggagttTAGACGAGTAAATAACATGCTCCAAATAGGCCTGAAGGGTAtggaaatttttattattattatttaattgtgatTTTTCTGACAAATATTGTGATTGTGATTTGGTATgggatttaatcttttaaataaatttcaaaatATGCAAAGCTAAGATATCAACGGCTTCGCTTACCAACTACAATATGCAACATGTAGCCAAAATGCTGAAATCTGAAGGTTATATTTCCTCCtgaacaggtttatactttgtccttgaagtaaaaactaaaaagtctgatgtttatttattcaagtTATACACTGATGTAGCTACTTGAAGAAACTTAAGCGGCCTTCTTTGTCCCTGAATGCAACTGGGGTTGGTGGTTTTTCACTTGACTGGTTTTTCTGTCGCCCTTTTATCtttcacacaaacaacttcCAGTTTACATTCATGCATGTAGATCTCTTCTGTATCTTTAATACATAGCCATGAGAGCAAAGTTCCGTTTGCTGAATATCAACTTCCATCTGTCCTCGTGCAATTTCATCTGAACTCTTTCTTAATCTGTCTCCTTATTATATTTCCAAGAATTCTCAGCTCTAAATAGCCCAACAGTctcctttatttattcccaCTCTCCTCTGACACCTGTGGGGCGAAGGCGTGCCAACAGTTCAACAGCAACAGTTAGCAGGTCTGCAGGGTTGTTATAGGAGCGCTCTACCAGAATGAAGAAAGTTTACAATCTAGTGAATATTTCTAAATCTAAGGACCAGGAGACAGTGCAGTCCATCTCTGTGAAGgtattacagctttttttttcttgtatggGGCAGCAAATCAGTATTTCCTGTGAAATATGTACAAGTGAACGTTTACCTATTTGTATGGGTCTTTGAATAAGTACACCTTTTAATTGTCTAagcctgtttttattcttttaaactgtttttgtaaAGGCACTATTTGGAGCAGAGCTACCAATTTTGTTATATGCACTGTCATACGATGACAGTAAAGGCTTTAACTTTACTTTTACTGATACctggaaaagtttaaaaaaggaaTTAATATTGTTTTGGGTGGGGGGTAAAGCATTTATGAAGAagactttgttttatataataTGACACACAGTGATCAACTGAAATAAATATGAGCTTTTATCACACTGTGTTCACTTGGAACTGTGTTGGCTTGGATTCAACTTTTTTCTATGAGAGATCATTAAGTTAACTTTTAGACTGCTCCAAGCCACAGCTTAATGTCTTTCTGTGCTAAAGATTAAGCAGCTGCTTGAGTAAGTGACCACCATTCTCAAGACTGAATTCAAGTGATCATTCATTGGAACAAATCTTTGCAGTGCTAGGTCTTTGAACCGGAAGGAACACTTAAAAATGCTCCAGATATATGAATATATTCTACATTTTTCAAAGTGGATACTGGAAAAAGACAGCAATGCTGAGTTGACTTTTAACCTAGATTCTTAGTCATACATGAACAAGGATCCTAATGATTACACAATCAGTGATTTGAAAACCTTTGACCATCAGATGCTCCCATTTGATCCTCTATAATTTTGAAATTATGCATATGCAGAACAGATAAAAGCTCacagaaatattattttagaaTAGGCACTTGAACTTGTCAtggcaggaaaaacaaaaaacacaaatttaaatcCATTTTCAGGATTGACGTTAATTAATGCTTCAGTCCACacttctaaataaaagaaattaagttgGGAACAGGATTTCTTATGTATGTGTGCTTAAGCCGAGAGAAAATTTCATTGTGCTTGCATAATGGCAAGATCTTGAATCTTAAAGATGGAGTTGGCGGCAGAAATTCTCAAGTCCTGTGctattaaataaatccataaagGCTGTCTGATGCAAAAAGGACACTTTCAAATTTCGCTATATTCATCATTTACTAGAAACATTATGGTATTTTTTAGATTTGCATTGCTTTAAAAGGTGGAAATTTGTTCATTTGCGCCCACGTTgtgattaattttctttaaatatataaaacagacATGTCTCCTCAAGTCTGAACAGAAATGCAACCGAAACtggtaaaaacattttgttttttgggggaaaATAAGTGTCACAGTTTTATTTCAATGTCCCTTTTTTGTATGTGTGGTACGATGTGATGAGTATACATCAACATTCATTACATCCAAGGTTACTATTATATTTGTAGGCTGTGTGCTTTCCAAAGAAATCACAATACACACAAAACCAGcaggttgtttctttttttttttaggattttatcTACAAAATGTTCCCAGGTTTGCATTTCTGATCTTACTGCTTCAACTTGTGAGATCTGTAGAAAGCCATGTTTCCCCAGTGATACCGTCAGTATGATGTCTTGACTTTAAATATAAAGATGCACGACTCAAGTGGTGCTGTGTGATGGATCAGAACCTAACATCCTAAATGTCTTAAGCTGTCACACAATTGTATTCTTGGTAATACTTTatagttattttgttttgctgttacaAAATATTTCAAGACTACAAACTtggatgctttaaaaaataaaataaaagtaaaatgacagTCTAAGTGGTTTTAAAGAACTTCTGGAAAATCTGTTTTGCAAAGTTGCAAGTGGAGGATACAAGCAGGCTACAGTCCAAAATCCAAAGTTTATCAAGATGTCAAAGATCAAGAACTGAGAGGCAGCCAGTGATGCAGGCAAGAAATCACAAGACCATGTGAGAAAAACAGCTAAGATTTCCAGGAAACATGCGAAGTAGACACCTCAGAGCTGAAAAACACCATGAATCCAAAAAGTGAGAAAGCTTTCCAAACATTACAACAAGGAACAAAATAAAAGGGAAAGTTTTTATAAGAAATGAGTGATGAGCTGGGGAACAGGTGTGAAGGTGTCCAAATCCATGACAAAATCAatgttgtggttgttttagTGTTATGTTTTCTGTCGCTGGGCTGAACTACCAGAGCATCTGTACTTTAGTCACCTCCAGGGAGACTGAACCCTGTTACTCAGGCCAAAAGATTTCACTCTCCATgtgatttttaatttacatcttGTTAATATATGACTAACACCACCTTGTTATTCTCCGTCATGCAAACCAAACTTCATATTTTAGAAAACCAAaatttatttttgagttagcTGTAAACTATGCAAAGACCGCAGAGCTTCTTACTCATCTCTGCAATAATCCTCTCAAACATGGCACCCTGGCTTTAGATTTGGAGGTAGTGTCAGCTTGTGGGTGTGTCTGTGATGGGTGTGGATATAAGTCGACACACGTGGGTAAGAAAGTATAAGACAATCAGACAAAGCTGGGGATTGTAGTCAGAGTCAGTCAGCTCTCCGTAAgcctgagctgcagggtgagcAGCCCAGATATGGCCAAGTGGGATTCCTCTGGCAACAGCTTGGCCTTCCAGCAGACGCACTCTATGGTGAGCCAGCAACAAATGAGAAAGAAGATGTAAACGCTGATGGACTATGTGcagaaaagtgaaagaaaacctGATGTTAAACATCAGAATGATCCtgtgtttattatttgaaactgtatatttaactttttggCCTGTAAACCAAttaatttggtgtttttctattttttaaagtagtttattttctcttctctttttcttttgttcctaGCAAATACAGTTAAATCAGCAGAAACAAGAATTCAACAAACGTCTCACCAAGGCTGGTCATCGCCCTCTGTCTCGATCCAGGTCACAGTCATCTATAGATAGCATCAATTCAGGTATGGAAACGTTAAAAACACATGCTAGTTGGTCTGATCACATGTTTTTGATATACAAACGGGCCCTGAGCCCCTgagctttcttcttctgctaaacctcaattaaaagaaaagtccTCTCAAGAATTGGGTTTCTTTACTTTGGTGCTAATCGCCTTGTTTAACATGCCAGTCACTGTCAGAGTTTATATAGACTTCAAAGTCTTCACCTCAGTAGGATCTAATTCAGAATCTATGATGAAGGCTGGAACACATCTTAAGCTTCCAAACAATTTAAATCTGTATTGCTCCATTAAACATAAGCTAGATGGTCCTACACAACTACATCTTATTTCTGCAGTGAGCAGCAAGAGCTCTGAGGATGAGTCATCTCCCCAAGACAAGCTACAGAAGACATCAAAAGGCCTGTCTGACTTCTGcatcaaaaacatcaaacaggCTGAATTTGGACGCAGAGAAATAGAGATTGCACAGCAAGGTGTGACAAGCAGTGTTTCAACCAGGGCTTGTTAATGACAGAATGAATCatatgaatgcagcatgtacaCCAAAGAAAGAGAATGAAATGCCATAAAATGTAGAATATGTCCTGTTCATGTCTCTGGTCCTTGTCTGTGATATTAAGAAATGCCAGCACTGATGATACTGAGGAAAAGAGGAGGTGGGGAAAAACCTCTGGCTGGAGCCAAAGTAGTGGGCTGTACACACATCACTGCACACACAGCGGTCAGttcaacatgcacacacacacacacacacacacaagcaccaAGATTTAATCTGAAAAATCTTGTTTGCTCCTTCAATACTTAACCCTTACTAAACATTTGATGTATCTTAACTCAACCAAGCAGCAAATGGAGCAAAAGTAAACAGAGCACAAAAATGAAGTGGCGacacaaaacacattaataagtgtataaaagtgtaaaaaagaGTTTTATAGCAACTCGTGTTCTCATTCAGATTGtatctttcagggaaggccttatGTACAGTTTTTCAGCAAGTTAATGATAAACCATTTCAGAACTTTCAGTAACTGAAGgacatataaaatatacaaaatatgacaaaaacaacacatgacTGCTTAGCAGACTGACAGGTTAAGACATGTTGCTGCCTTCAAATCCAAGATGAAGCAATActttgatgaaattgtgatatTACTTTCAGCACTTGATTTTACTGtgttctgttgtgaataaaatgttatttatttttatggcgTTAAGTAAATGTATTGTTCTTTGCACCTGCATGTTTACCATGCTATTGTAAATAAGCAGTGAAAGGGTAGATTTGTTGATACTCAAGCagtcttttattattaacattGATCCTGCGCATGTTGATTTTTCAATGAAGGCAAATTTTCTGGTGTATTTGAGCAGCCCTAATTTAGACTATTAGAAATGTTAATTCatttaatgtgatttatttgCAGGTGTTGATTGAGACTCTAGTTGCACTGGGAGCACAGTGTCGATGGGCAGCCTGTAACATCTTCTCCACCCAGAACCCTGTGGCTGCTGCACTGGCTGAAAGAGGTTCGTCCCCGTACCAGTGCCACCACGTGACTGATCAGTGCGTTCTTTTCCGCTTTTTCATCTCgtcaacacacacatactttatAATACATTTTCTTCCAGGGATCCCAGTGTTTGCATGGAGGGGAGAATCAGAGGATGACTTCTGGTGGTGTATTGatagatgtgttgctgctgaTTCTTGGCAGCCCAACTTGGTATGTTGATTAAAGCCTCTTCCACTTTTCCTTCACCAAGCTTCTATGGTCTTCTATGGTCCtaatctgctgttttcttgACATTAGATGGCAGCTGCCCAGCATGACACTGTATTTCTTTTGGTCTCATAACACTTTCCCAAACCCTTGATTTAGCTGGCTTATAACATATAGTCCATATGTTATAAGCTGGACAAAACATGAGTTATGCAAATTTGCTTATGAAGCTTGCCAGTGCTGTAGGCAAGCCATAAGTTAAAGCCATGAATTTGGCCCAAATGTGTCTGTTCaatgaaaaaagtttgtatATCTGTTTGTTATGTGTCACACACAAAGAGCATGCATTTATCAATTTCtacctttatttttctgtaaacatgTCAACAATATCGACCACATCTTAAACAGTCTGAGGCTTTTTTCAAGGATCTGAAGGATTATTGACTATTGGCATTTCCACTGAGGTCTAAGGTTCAGGTTAGATTAGCAAAAATGAAGTCTTGCTCCTTCCCAACACCAGTAACACTGCACCCTACAAACCTGAAGATCCAAATACACACTCACCAgaagaaattaattatttatttaatttatttatttattatttatttatttaattaaattaatttatttgatcaaataaatttaacaaaatcCAGACCTGCAGAGCAGAACCAGAAGAACACTGAACTTGACTTGATCCAGAGATCCAGAAAAATAATCcaagaacaaaataaacatgGGAGTAAAAATACTCAGAGTGGTACtcatcaccccccccccccccccatcataagtttgatttgttttacttaacAAATCAAACTCAAATAACTCGTGCAAATGCTCCTGTTGTTGATATATCTGCAAAAGTCTTTTCTTTCAGTCATCAGTCTGCCTATATGGAAATAAATGAGCAGACGATTCAGAGCTCAAATGTGACTAATAACTGAATGAGCAGGAAAAATTGACCACCCACCATCcctagctttttttctttaaagcaacACAGGAAAAATTGTCTACTCTCTCACAATATAACTCTCTAAGCCAGTCGACTTACATTTTTAGTGTTTAAACTCTGACATGAGTTACAGTTGGAGCAGCCTCAGACAGTGAAAACTGAGACACAAATCTTATATGTTTATCAGAAAAAGACTCATTTGTGGAGTGCTCgctatggtaaaaaaaaaaaaaagagaaaagaataaagaataaagaaaggTTGTGACCAGATAATAGCAGTGCCAATTATCCAAATGTAATTTCTTCAGGAAATGCATTATTAATATCTCTCTGTGTTTCTATTAGTTCAATTCAGTGTGTTTATCGGCCTCATTTGTACTAATAAAGGCTTTggtctgttattattatttgttattatattattattaagtttcatttcattttatttgtcagaTTCTGGATGATGGCGGTGACATGACCCACTATATCTATAGGAAGTATCCAAACCTGTTCACAGAGATCAGAGGCATTGTGGAGGAGAGTGTGACAGGTGTCTATCGGTAAGTTTGTCACAGAGCTTTAAATCCTGTTTTAAGTCATTGTATTGCTCACACATAAATATGTGTTCATTTATGTTTCAGGTTGTACCAGCTGTCACAGGTAGGCAAACTGTATGTTCCTGCCATGAACGTTAACGACTCTGTGACCAAGCAGAAATTTGACAGCCTTTACTGCTGCAAGGAGTCCATCCTGGATGGGTAATGACTCATGCTGTGACCATAAACGGGTAAGAAAATTTGCCCGACAACAGCCTGACTGTTTTAAACTCCTGTCCCAGGTTAAAGAAAACTACTGACGTTATGTTTGGAGGAAAGCAGGTAGTGGTGTGTGGATATGGTGAGGTTAGTGCAGCATAAAcatgacatgtttaaaaaattcCTCATTTATGAGCAACTCTAccatattgttttctttttccttgcaGGTTGGCAAAGgctgctgtgctgccatgaAAGCGCTGTGTGCCGTTGTATACGTCACAGAAGTGGACCCTATTTGTGCCCTTCAGGCCTGGTATGAAAAGAGGAAGCTTTTATCAGCACACATGTAAAGTGTTCCCTCATTTCAAAGCCGCAGTGTAACAAAACATGATGAGAATTACTGTTTTAACCCAATTCTCTCATCCCGCCTCCTTTCAGCATGGATGGCTTCAGAGTGGTAACAGTGAGTGAAGTCATCACACAGGTAGACATTGTCATCACCTGCACAGGTATTTCAACTAGTGTCATCTCATTAAGAATAGATCCCACAACACTGactattttgatttgatttgatgtgcGCTCCAATTTTCTCCAGGAAATAAGAATGTGCTGGGGAGAGAACATTTTGACAAAATGAAAAGTGGTTGTTTAATCTGCAACATGGGACACTCAAACACTGAGATGGATTTGGTAAGGACTTGGTGTGTCTTCAGGCAGGCATTCGTGTTTGGCTGTTTTAACCACTAACTTCTATTCTCAGGCGAGTCTGCATACTGCAGAGCTGAAGTGGGAGCAAGTGAGGACTCACGTGGACCAGGTTATCTGGCCTGATGGCAAGAGAGTTGTCCTGCTGGCTCAGGTGATGATACCTTTATATGACATGCTAATTAACAACTGAGTGTCCTTCACACATGATAATtaattggtgttttttttaatgtcttactGTATTTTTGAGGATGCAATGTGAGTAGTGTCTTGCATGTGGAGATGGTGTAATTGTGAGCCTACTATTCAGACGGAAGCCTTGTTGAATTTACAGAGACAGATAACCATTACACAGACCTTGACAAGCagatcagatttgatttgatcagtGACCTGCTGCAGCGAGATGGTAACCAGACCTGCTGTCCATGTGACTGAACTCTGGCTCGATCGCAAGGATGCTGTTTGGGATTTTTGTATGCTCTGAGAGCTGCTTGTTAGCACTTGAAATAACTTTGAAGCAGTTTTCTCGGCATGACAACAAAGCTGTCctgaaataacatgaaaatctgaaatgcaTTGACGGCAAAATGTAGACAGTGATGAAAGTGAACTCAGAATGCTAAATATAATTGGGTCTGATCTGACTGTTCCTGCAGCTGGAAAGTAACcagcaaaaaataaaggaaGGGAATTTAGCAATTATATTATAATGACCAGGTAGGAATCTAAAACACAGTCAACAACCCTGGGAAGAACATTATTGTACACAGTGATCAAACGCTAATGGGCTTCCTGTCTAAAAGTCTTAGAAACCACAATTCACTTGGCAGCAGACATCAGTTCACAAGGATTTTAAGTGAAGGTAACAGCTaatgttttattcctgtttagtaagaaaaaaaattagcaaGACCCTGCTTTTGTTGCCAGCTGAAGCAAATTTCCATTAGTGCTAATTAAATTCATGCAAATATCTTTAATGTCAAAATGTCTTGACAAAACATACCAGGGTTAGAAGTAATAGAGCATTTCTGCTGCAGGCGTGTCAACTTgtcaaaacagaaaaccacagataGAATTAAAAACATTGATGACTCACTGGGACAATTATCTCAGGGGGCAGAGCAGTAGCTACCaacctgaaagtcagaagattgATTCCAAGCTTCACCTG
This window contains:
- the LOC121647622 gene encoding S-adenosylhomocysteine hydrolase-like protein 1 isoform X3, translating into MAKWDSSGNSLAFQQTHSMQIQLNQQKQEFNKRLTKAGHRPLSRSRSQSSIDSINSVSSKSSEDESSPQDKLQKTSKGLSDFCIKNIKQAEFGRREIEIAQQEMPALMILRKRGGGEKPLAGAKVVGCTHITAHTAVLIETLVALGAQCRWAACNIFSTQNPVAAALAERGIPVFAWRGESEDDFWWCIDRCVAADSWQPNLILDDGGDMTHYIYRKYPNLFTEIRGIVEESVTGVYRLYQLSQVGKLYVPAMNVNDSVTKQKFDSLYCCKESILDGLKKTTDVMFGGKQVVVCGYGEVGKGCCAAMKALCAVVYVTEVDPICALQACMDGFRVVTVSEVITQVDIVITCTGNKNVLGREHFDKMKSGCLICNMGHSNTEMDLASLHTAELKWEQVRTHVDQVIWPDGKRVVLLAQGHLLNLNCSTVPSFVVSITATTQALALIELYSAPQGRYKQDVYLLPKKMDEYVASLHLPIFDAHLTELTSDQAKYLGISKHGPFKQNYYRY
- the LOC121647622 gene encoding S-adenosylhomocysteine hydrolase-like protein 1 isoform X2, whose protein sequence is MVDEMKEIGASWEELTIPDEYLEPYVEDRAELNGSIGKDISTATEENLKDKSVKCSPNLLQVLKAAESRWPLYSQDRDKSEAPDSGTRELITEALKTNMQIQLNQQKQEFNKRLTKAGHRPLSRSRSQSSIDSINSVSSKSSEDESSPQDKLQKTSKGLSDFCIKNIKQAEFGRREIEIAQQEMPALMILRKRGGGEKPLAGAKVVGCTHITAHTAVLIETLVALGAQCRWAACNIFSTQNPVAAALAERGIPVFAWRGESEDDFWWCIDRCVAADSWQPNLILDDGGDMTHYIYRKYPNLFTEIRGIVEESVTGVYRLYQLSQVGKLYVPAMNVNDSVTKQKFDSLYCCKESILDGLKKTTDVMFGGKQVVVCGYGEVGKGCCAAMKALCAVVYVTEVDPICALQACMDGFRVVTVSEVITQVDIVITCTGNKNVLGREHFDKMKSGCLICNMGHSNTEMDLASLHTAELKWEQVRTHVDQVIWPDGKRVVLLAQGHLLNLNCSTVPSFVVSITATTQALALIELYSAPQGRYKQDVYLLPKKMDEYVASLHLPIFDAHLTELTSDQAKYLGISKHGPFKQNYYR
- the LOC121647622 gene encoding S-adenosylhomocysteine hydrolase-like protein 1 isoform X1, with the protein product MVDEMKEIGASWEELTIPDEYLEPYVEDRAELNGSIGKDISTATEENLKDKSVKCSPNLLQVLKAAESRWPLYSQDRDKSEAPDSGTRELITEALKTNMQIQLNQQKQEFNKRLTKAGHRPLSRSRSQSSIDSINSVSSKSSEDESSPQDKLQKTSKGLSDFCIKNIKQAEFGRREIEIAQQEMPALMILRKRGGGEKPLAGAKVVGCTHITAHTAVLIETLVALGAQCRWAACNIFSTQNPVAAALAERGIPVFAWRGESEDDFWWCIDRCVAADSWQPNLILDDGGDMTHYIYRKYPNLFTEIRGIVEESVTGVYRLYQLSQVGKLYVPAMNVNDSVTKQKFDSLYCCKESILDGLKKTTDVMFGGKQVVVCGYGEVGKGCCAAMKALCAVVYVTEVDPICALQACMDGFRVVTVSEVITQVDIVITCTGNKNVLGREHFDKMKSGCLICNMGHSNTEMDLASLHTAELKWEQVRTHVDQVIWPDGKRVVLLAQGHLLNLNCSTVPSFVVSITATTQALALIELYSAPQGRYKQDVYLLPKKMDEYVASLHLPIFDAHLTELTSDQAKYLGISKHGPFKQNYYRY